In Bdellovibrionales bacterium, the following proteins share a genomic window:
- a CDS encoding HAMP domain-containing protein, translated as MKVIFSIRYKFLFVTTLLLVLSVGAYLGLAAKILKEDKTELVYDYNRSAVSNMASDIDTYFKGVADKIKIVAFFFNEKRGRSSRLMQELLENDAETVFVGGSNSFKSLDTSLFMNKVFMETYGLNDGFFMETLHLQKAIPFDRIRIDGEAVWNSTIQDGPPLIGFGRSVVEETDSGVPVRQYAVISYLRADKIMSSLGRGSLNEVFITNAQGEVLVHPLMAVMVAGLNPDALTQKALQHPLSTSVLPAEVDGEKILGAFSKAFNKKIVIISRVSEARAFNVVYRLIYRSLFFALIVLTAAFIAAILFSRSLTSPLETLIGGMRKVSNGDLGIQIIVKTRDEISLLADSFNRMIRDLGHSRKELEHINSELENKVRDRTRQLEIQNQAVKKAQEALLRTTRLAAVGEIAGRAAHEVLNPLTGIMSRIQKIQIRLQNHQGGETQLLSEILKSWEADISNGGMAKLVESWSTPSQIIEGATLFEEDLENIKTVGNSLSGEVGTTSADVDFLLKECQRINRIVQSMRSLSVVKGESKEHSIESLVRESIHIMADLASQMNSEIKMSVGDRKVTVLVDEDEFIQSMTNLIGNYLQGIKARESGPGGIAFKGLVEINIETLENKIKIHVKDNGVGVEPDHRQRLFETQFSTKPREEGTGLGLNISRRFIRSFGGDIYLQDSELKVGTEFVVELPIHLKSTEEKVSA; from the coding sequence ATGAAAGTCATATTTTCGATTCGTTACAAATTCTTGTTCGTCACGACTTTGTTGTTAGTACTGAGCGTAGGGGCTTACTTGGGACTGGCAGCTAAGATTCTGAAGGAGGATAAAACTGAGCTTGTGTACGATTACAATCGAAGTGCAGTTTCAAATATGGCTTCAGATATTGATACGTATTTTAAAGGTGTGGCCGATAAAATCAAGATTGTGGCGTTCTTTTTCAATGAGAAACGAGGACGGTCATCTCGCCTGATGCAAGAACTCCTGGAGAATGACGCCGAAACTGTATTTGTTGGAGGAAGCAACAGCTTCAAATCACTTGATACATCGCTTTTCATGAATAAGGTTTTCATGGAAACTTACGGTCTCAATGATGGTTTTTTTATGGAGACCCTTCATTTGCAAAAGGCCATACCATTTGATCGGATTCGAATCGATGGCGAGGCGGTTTGGAATTCAACGATACAAGATGGTCCTCCGCTCATAGGATTTGGTCGAAGTGTTGTAGAAGAAACTGATTCGGGTGTCCCAGTTCGGCAGTATGCTGTGATTAGCTATTTGCGGGCCGATAAAATAATGTCCTCTCTTGGGCGTGGAAGTCTCAATGAGGTCTTTATCACAAACGCACAGGGTGAGGTTCTTGTTCACCCTCTGATGGCGGTCATGGTCGCGGGACTGAATCCGGACGCTTTGACTCAAAAGGCACTTCAACATCCACTTAGTACCAGCGTTTTACCAGCCGAAGTGGATGGAGAAAAAATTCTTGGAGCCTTTTCAAAGGCTTTCAATAAGAAGATCGTCATTATTTCCAGGGTAAGCGAAGCAAGAGCATTCAATGTGGTTTATCGCTTGATTTATCGATCTTTGTTTTTTGCGCTGATCGTATTAACTGCTGCGTTCATCGCGGCCATTCTTTTTTCACGTTCACTGACAAGTCCCCTGGAAACCCTCATTGGCGGGATGAGAAAGGTTTCAAATGGTGATTTAGGCATACAGATCATTGTCAAAACCAGGGATGAAATATCGCTTCTTGCGGATTCGTTTAATCGCATGATTCGAGACCTAGGGCATTCAAGAAAAGAATTGGAGCACATTAACTCAGAATTGGAGAACAAAGTAAGAGACAGAACACGTCAGCTCGAAATACAAAATCAGGCTGTCAAGAAGGCCCAGGAGGCCTTGTTGCGTACGACACGTCTGGCCGCTGTTGGAGAAATTGCGGGACGGGCGGCCCATGAAGTGCTCAATCCTCTAACTGGTATCATGTCACGAATTCAGAAAATTCAAATACGGCTGCAAAACCATCAGGGGGGAGAAACTCAGCTTTTAAGCGAGATTTTGAAGAGCTGGGAAGCCGATATCTCAAACGGTGGAATGGCAAAACTAGTTGAGAGTTGGAGCACACCCTCCCAGATCATTGAGGGAGCGACTCTCTTTGAGGAGGATCTAGAAAATATCAAGACGGTCGGCAATTCATTGTCTGGGGAGGTCGGAACGACATCTGCCGACGTCGACTTCTTGCTCAAAGAGTGTCAAAGAATCAATCGAATCGTTCAGTCAATGAGATCCTTAAGCGTGGTCAAAGGAGAGTCCAAAGAACATTCGATTGAAAGTTTAGTGAGAGAGTCAATTCATATTATGGCTGATCTGGCATCTCAAATGAATTCAGAAATCAAAATGTCGGTGGGAGATCGAAAAGTCACCGTCTTGGTGGATGAAGATGAGTTCATTCAAAGTATGACGAATTTGATTGGAAATTACTTGCAAGGGATTAAAGCACGTGAGTCTGGACCGGGTGGAATTGCATTTAAGGGATTGGTTGAAATCAACATAGAAACATTAGAAAACAAAATAAAAATTCATGTGAAAGATAACGGTGTTGGAGTTGAGCCAGATCATCGGCAGAGACTATTTGAAACCCAGTTCTCAACGAAGCCCCGCGAAGAGGGGACTGGCTTGGGACTAAACATCAGTCGGAGATTCATTCGTTCATTTGGCGGCGACATCTATTTGCAGGACTCAGAATTGAAAGTGGGAACTGAGTTTGTGGTCGAATTGCCGATACATTTAAAATCTACAGAAGAAAAGGTGTCAGCATGA
- a CDS encoding response regulator, with protein sequence MNSPVWDLPLLVVDDDAMVRGVVVDYLKDIGFTSILEAKNSQQGLKMIQNSKFPIGLVLSDWEMPGVSGLVLLKALRKNPHRKGTRFVMITSQRSMEKFKITQAAQWKVNAYIIKPFTCAVLREKIWQVMDWEDSDERKISG encoded by the coding sequence ATGAATAGTCCCGTCTGGGATCTTCCTTTATTGGTTGTTGATGACGATGCCATGGTTCGAGGGGTCGTGGTCGATTATTTAAAAGATATTGGTTTTACGAGCATTCTTGAGGCCAAGAATTCTCAACAAGGTCTCAAAATGATTCAAAACTCAAAATTTCCAATCGGCTTGGTGCTTTCGGACTGGGAAATGCCAGGAGTGAGTGGATTGGTACTTCTTAAGGCATTGAGAAAAAATCCGCATCGCAAGGGCACTCGATTTGTGATGATCACAAGTCAGCGGTCGATGGAAAAATTTAAGATCACTCAGGCCGCGCAATGGAAAGTCAACGCATACATTATCAAGCCCTTTACCTGTGCCGTATTGAGGGAAAAGATTTGGCAGGTTATGGATTGGGAAGATAGCGATGAAAGAAAAATCAGTGGCTAA
- a CDS encoding diguanylate cyclase — MKNDSSRVHKILIVEDDATVLDVTSEALVQAGFLTERASSGEAAVAKIEEFKPDLILSDHDMPQMTGLDLLKTLRANKNYVSVIFISGRSELRTICQALEFGADDYLRKPFRFEELIARVRGCLRTKEVHEQLQMANERLLEMVDRDFLTGLYNMRTMYEKIDFELKRARRYDRQIGVVMIDMDYFKTVNDQNDHLFGSYVLAEMGKILQVTVRESDYAARYGGDEFLIVLTEVDQNGAGIFCERLRTQIENHTFRNENSSINLTISLGYVVSQGENEVDARTMVRKADHALYEAKRLGRNRAFFGSL; from the coding sequence GTGAAAAATGACAGTTCAAGGGTCCATAAAATTTTAATCGTCGAGGATGATGCAACAGTTCTTGATGTGACAAGTGAGGCCTTGGTCCAAGCCGGATTTTTGACCGAGCGGGCATCGTCCGGAGAGGCGGCCGTTGCAAAGATTGAGGAGTTTAAGCCTGATTTGATTCTGTCTGACCATGATATGCCGCAGATGACCGGTCTTGATTTGCTTAAGACACTTCGCGCCAATAAGAACTATGTGAGTGTCATTTTCATTTCGGGTCGCTCGGAACTCAGGACAATTTGTCAGGCTCTGGAGTTTGGAGCCGACGATTATCTTCGGAAGCCTTTTAGATTTGAAGAGCTCATCGCTCGCGTAAGGGGATGTCTGCGAACCAAAGAGGTTCATGAACAACTTCAGATGGCCAATGAAAGATTGCTTGAAATGGTGGATCGGGACTTCTTGACCGGTCTCTATAACATGCGCACGATGTATGAAAAAATTGACTTTGAGCTAAAAAGGGCTCGTCGGTATGATCGGCAAATTGGCGTCGTCATGATCGATATGGATTATTTTAAGACCGTAAATGATCAAAATGATCATTTGTTTGGCAGCTACGTGCTGGCCGAGATGGGTAAGATACTTCAAGTAACGGTAAGAGAAAGTGATTATGCCGCTCGCTACGGGGGAGATGAGTTTCTTATTGTCTTAACCGAAGTTGACCAAAATGGGGCCGGAATTTTCTGTGAGCGACTCAGAACGCAGATTGAAAATCACACATTTCGAAATGAAAACTCCAGTATAAACTTGACTATTTCCCTCGGCTACGTCGTTAGCCAAGGTGAAAATGAAGTTGATGCCAGAACAATGGTTCGTAAGGCCGATCATGCGCTCTACGAGGCCAAGAGACTTGGTCGAAATCGAGCATTTTTTGGGTCCTTATAG
- a CDS encoding TetR family transcriptional regulator, with protein sequence MAQKQAGKRIKSRPKDGLDLDSKRTLITAAKRLFARRGLNGTSIRDIAKEAKMNSSMISYYFKGKAGLYRACLQEIGSTRLQFTRDLLASPANFQDYRLRLKLFAESLFKLFLEDRDIGLIIIREYDRLHSPAEKVFRENFLNLIETIVHYFKDSQSKGFVSSSFDPYILASLFFGCLSSQLRLDHINEKSFGRSLKDPSERNRISSQLVEIFSRLKHSMVEVK encoded by the coding sequence TTGGCCCAAAAACAAGCAGGGAAACGTATTAAGTCTCGACCAAAGGACGGTCTGGACCTAGACTCCAAAAGGACTCTGATCACGGCCGCAAAGCGACTTTTTGCACGCCGCGGTCTCAACGGAACTTCCATACGTGATATAGCAAAAGAAGCGAAAATGAATTCCAGTATGATTAGCTATTATTTCAAGGGAAAGGCCGGACTCTATCGAGCCTGTTTGCAGGAAATTGGCTCCACACGCCTGCAATTCACTCGCGACCTCCTCGCGTCTCCCGCTAATTTCCAAGACTATCGCCTACGCCTCAAACTATTCGCGGAGAGCCTTTTCAAACTTTTTTTAGAGGATCGTGATATCGGCCTTATCATTATTCGCGAGTACGATCGGCTTCACTCTCCGGCCGAAAAAGTATTTAGGGAAAATTTCCTCAATCTCATCGAAACGATCGTCCATTATTTTAAGGATTCCCAATCAAAGGGCTTTGTGAGCTCATCCTTTGACCCTTATATTCTCGCGAGCCTGTTTTTTGGATGCCTCTCCAGTCAACTGAGGTTGGACCACATCAATGAAAAAAGCTTTGGTCGCAGTCTCAAAGACCCTTCAGAGCGCAATCGAATTTCATCCCAACTTGTCGAGATTTTTTCTCGACTGAAGCATTCAATGGTTGAGGTGAAATGA